A genomic stretch from Helianthus annuus cultivar XRQ/B chromosome 1, HanXRQr2.0-SUNRISE, whole genome shotgun sequence includes:
- the LOC110876132 gene encoding probable leucine-rich repeat receptor-like protein kinase At5g49770: MAVCVSQLSSVGYLLLLLFSAGCLVVFSDVNPGDAEALRALKDQWQNTPPSWKRSNDPCSWEGVTCSNSRIIALGLSSMGLVGQLVGDIGGLTALTSLDLSFNGGLTGSISPRIGDLKSLNILILAGCSFTGNIPPEIGNLKELSFLALNTNNLTGEIPPSLGSLSKLYWLDLAENHLTGSIPVSTTTKPGLDQLKHAKHFHFNKNKLSGRIPEQLFSDDMVLIHVLFDGNQFTGDIPSTIVYVQTLEVLRLDRNALSGEVPLNLNNLTSLSELNLAHNNLFGALPDLNGMNSLSYVDLSNNSFRQCEPPVWFSTLPSLSTLVMEFGSIKGRLPQELFSLSGIQQVKLKNNELNDTLNMGSSIGEQLQLVDLQSNEIEAVTLSAEYRNTLELSGNPVCNTALAHTTYCRVQQQTLKAYSTSLANCGSKSCPSDQRLSPQTCDCAYPYEGTMYFRAPSFRELSNANVWHSLEMSLWVKLGLTPGSVSLQNPFFNTDDYLQVYLQLFPSKGKRFNRSDVQKMGFYLSNQTYKPPPGFGPYFFIAMPYDFSGHEGASVGVGTIIGITTGCTVLVLILIGLTLYAVRQKKRAEKAIGLSRPFASWASSGKDGGGAPQLKGARWFSYDELKKSTNNFSQANQIGSGGYGKVYKGVISGGQAVAIKRAQKTSMQGGQEFKTEIELLSRVHHKNLVGLVGFCFEQGEQMLVYEFMQNGTLRDSLSGKSGIHLDWKRRLRIALGSARGLTYLHELANPPIIHRDIKSTNILLDDNLTAKVADFGLSKLISDAEEHVSTQVKGTMGYLDPEYYMTQQLTDKSDVYSFGVVMLELVTAKPPITKGKYIVREVRMKMDKTEEEEYGLRGLMDPNIKNTTYLTGFKTYIQLALQCVEDSGSDRPSMSDVVKALETILITDGLHTDSTSASSSATEFGSAKGAPRHPYNEVTLKRNDSGAFDYSGGYNISTKVEPK, translated from the exons AACCCGGGTGATG CGGAGGCCCTCCGGGCGTTGAAAGATCAATGGCAAAATACACCTCCGAGCTGGAAACGGTCAAATGATCCATGTTCATGGGAAGGTGTCACCTGCAGCAACTCAAGGATCATCGCATT GGGGTTGTCTAGCATGGGTCTGGTAGGTCAGCTGGTTGGCGACATTGGTGGTCTCACAGCATTAACTTCTTT GGACTTGTCATTTAACGGAGGCCTTACTGGTTCGATCTCTCCACGGATAGGCGATCTGAAAAGCCTTAACATACT AATTCTTGCAGGCTGTAGCTTCACTGGCAACATTCCACCTGAAATTGGAAATCTTAAGGAACTATCATTTTT GGCGCTAAACACGAACAATTTAACGGGTGAGATCCCGCCTTCACTGGGATCTCTTTCAAAACTTTACTGGCTAGACCTGGCAGAGAATCATCTCACAGGATCCATTCCTGTATCTACCACCACCAAACCAGGCTTGGATCAGCTAAAACATGCTAAACATTT CCATTTTAACAAGAACAAGCTCTCAGGCCGGATTCCCGAGCAGCTTTTTAGCGACGACATGGTGCTGATACATGT ATTGTTTGATGGAAATCAGTTTACTGGAGACATCCCATCCACAATAGTATATGTTCAGACATTAGAGGTCCT TCGGCTTGATAGAAATGCGTTGTCGGGTGAGGTGCCATTGAATCTTAATAACCTTACTAGCCTCAGTGAATT GAATTTAGCTCACAACAATCTGTTTGGAGCTCTGCCTGATTTAAATGGGATGAATTCccttagttatgt GGATTTGAGCAACAATTCCTTCCGGCAATGTGAGCCACCAGTTTGGTTTTCGACCTTACCATCGTTAAGCACTCT GGTTATGGAGTTTGGTTCAATCAAAGGAAGACTGCCACAAGAACTTTTCAGTTTATCAGGAATTCAACAAGT GAAACTAAAGAACAATGAACTCAATGATACATTGAATATGGGCAGCAGCATTGGCGAGCAACTGCAACTGGTAGATTTGCAAAGCAATGAGATTGAAGCGGTAACATTGAGTGCCGAATACAGAAACACATTAGA ACTGTCTGGGAACCCGGTCTGCAATACAGCTCTAGCACACACTACCTACTGTCGAGTTCAACAACAAACCTTAAAGGCATATTCTACGAGCTTAGCCAACTGTGGGAGCAAATCATGTCCGTCGGATCAAAGACTTAGCCCTCAGACATGTGACTGTGCATATCCATATGAAGGCACAATGTACTTTAGAGCACCCTCATTTAGAGAATTATCAAATGCTAATGTTTGGCATTCTCTAGAAATGAGCCTTTGGGTGAAACTAGGATTGACACCCGGGTCAGTTTCGCTACAAAACCCGTTTTTCAACACTGACGATTATCTTCAGGTGTACTTGCAACTATTCCCCTCAAAGGGTAAGCGTTTCAACCGATCAGATGTTCAGAAGATGGGTTTTTACTTGAGTAATCAAACCTACAAGCCACCACCTGGATTCGGGCCGTATTTTTTCATAGCAATGCCGTATGATTTCTCGG GCCATGAAGGTGCTTCTGTCGGGGTCGGGACAATTATCGGGATCACTACTGGTTGTACTGTTTTGGTGCTAATTCTTATTGGGCTTACTCTATATGCTGTTCGCCAAAAGAAACGGGCTGAAAAGGCAATCGGTTTAAGTAGACCTTTTG CATCTTGGGCTTCAAGTGGTAAAGATGGCGGTGGTGCACCACAACTAAAGGGAGCTAGATGGTTTTCTTATGATGAACTCAAGAAAAGTACCAATAACTTCTCTCAAGCAAATCAGATAGGATCTGGTGGCTATGGCAAG GTGTATAAAGGAGTGATAAGTGGGGGACAAGCAGTTGCAATCAAAAGAGCTCAGAAAACATCAATGCAAGGCGGGCAGGAGTTCAAGACAGAAATTGAATTGCTTTCGCGGGTTCATCACAAGAATCTTGTGGGCCTTGTCGGGTTTTGTTTCGAACAGGGAGAACAGATGCTGGTGTATGAGTTTATGCAAAATGGTACACTCAGAGACAGCTTGTCAG GGAAATCGGGAATTCATCTAGACTGGAAAAGGAGACTTCGCATTGCTCTTGGTTCAGCAAGAGGACTCACTTATCTCCATGAGCTCGCAAATCCACCTATCATTCATAGAGATATCAAGTCCACCAATATCCTTTTAGACGACAATCTAACAGCAAAAGTTGCTGATTTTGGCCTATCTAAGCTCATTTCTGACGCTGAAGAACATGTCTCGACTCAAGTTAAGGGTACAATG GGCTATCTAGATCCTGAATACTACATGACACAGCAATTGACGGATAAAAGTGATGTGTACAGCTTTGGTGTCGTAATGCTTGAACTAGTAACGGCTAAACCGCCAATCACAAAAGGGAAGTACATTGTGCGAGAGGTGAGAATGAAAATGGATAAAACCGAGGAAGAGGAGTATGGGTTGAGAGGGTTGATGGATCCAAACATAAAAAACACGACATATTTGACAGGTTTTAAGACGTATATACAACTAGCATTGCAATGTGTTGAAGATTCGGGTTCAGACCGCCCGAGTATGAGTGACGTTGTGAAGGCACTTGAGACCATTTTGATAACTGACGGGCTCCACACTGACTCTACGTCTGCATCCTCGTCTGCAACCGAGTTTGGGTCGGCTAAAGGTGCACCTAGACATCCCTATAATGAGGTTACACTCAAAAGGAATGATAGTGGTGCATTTGATTACAGTGGTGGATACAATATTTCAACCAAAGTGGAACCCAAGtga